A DNA window from Hordeum vulgare subsp. vulgare chromosome 1H, MorexV3_pseudomolecules_assembly, whole genome shotgun sequence contains the following coding sequences:
- the LOC123452646 gene encoding protein VASP homolog, which produces MAAHGKPKPKPKPPGAPAPPPPPPPTAAEAKKGFMRRMFPFLLAVNAFVGAYVLVRTYYKDEDSPPKTAHSASASASATATESTPSPAGDSPDPVSVAVAAVPTKPVPLPPIPEDDQRRVYKWMLEEKRKVKPRDAAEKKRLDDEKALLKHIIRADTLPVF; this is translated from the exons ATGGCCGCCCACGGCAAGCCCAAGCCCAAGCCCAAGCCGCCCGGtgcccccgcgccgccgccgccaccgccaccaacGGCGGCAGAGGCGAAGAAGGGCTTCATGCGCCGGATGTTCCCCTTCCTCCTCGCCGTCAACGCCTTCGTCGGCG CCTACGTGCTCGTCAGGACCTACTACAAGGACGAGGACTCCCCACCCAAAACCGCCCactctgcttctgcttctgcttctgcaaCTGCAACCGAGTCGACCCCGTCTCCCGCCGGCGACTCCCCGGACCCTgtctccgtcgccgtcgccgccgtgcCCACCAAGCCGGTGCCGCTGCCGCCGATCCCCGAGGACGACCAGCGCAGGGTCTACAAGTGGATGCTGGAGGAGAAGCGCAAGGTGAAGCCGCGCGACGCCGCCGAGAAGAAGAGGCTCGACGACGAGAAGGCCCTGCTCAAGCACATCATCCGCGCCGACACCCTCCCGGTCTTCTGA